A window of the Flavobacterium sangjuense genome harbors these coding sequences:
- a CDS encoding geranylgeranylglycerol-phosphate geranylgeranyltransferase, with translation MLSRKTKHLLLKIVSMLSVVRGYNIAIIVLAQYLSAIFILAPEKKRALDIILDFNLFMIVIVSSLTIASGYIINNFYDSEKDLINRPNKSQLDRLVSQKTKLKVYFTVNFIVFLLSFFVSFRAVLFFSTYIFLIWFYSHKLKKLSVIGNLTAAFLAVLPFFAILLYYKNVYPQVFAHATFLFLLLLIREMIKDLENIKGDIANDYQTIPVMFGESSAKKIITLLTVLTIIPIYFLVEIFDVGYMDIYFYVSLIILIFFLQKLWNSNSKPDYLKLHNILKFLVVSGVFCIVLINPEVLVHGRRLLRF, from the coding sequence ATGTTAAGCCGAAAAACCAAACATTTACTACTGAAAATTGTCAGCATGCTTTCAGTGGTTCGTGGCTATAACATCGCCATTATCGTTTTGGCACAATACTTATCGGCGATTTTTATTTTAGCGCCTGAAAAAAAACGAGCACTTGATATTATCCTGGATTTTAATTTATTTATGATTGTAATTGTCTCAAGTTTGACGATTGCTTCAGGCTATATTATCAATAATTTTTACGACAGCGAAAAAGATTTAATCAACCGGCCAAACAAGTCACAACTCGACCGATTGGTCAGCCAAAAAACAAAGCTGAAAGTTTATTTTACAGTAAATTTTATTGTTTTCTTATTGTCTTTTTTTGTGTCGTTTCGTGCGGTTTTATTCTTTTCAACTTATATTTTCCTGATTTGGTTTTACTCGCATAAACTCAAAAAATTGTCGGTTATTGGAAATTTGACAGCAGCTTTTCTGGCTGTTTTACCTTTTTTTGCCATTTTATTGTATTACAAAAACGTATATCCGCAGGTATTTGCTCATGCTACTTTCCTTTTTCTTCTACTGCTTATTCGTGAAATGATAAAAGATTTGGAAAACATAAAAGGCGATATAGCCAATGATTATCAAACAATTCCTGTAATGTTTGGCGAAAGCTCCGCCAAAAAAATTATAACGCTGCTAACCGTTTTGACGATAATCCCAATTTATTTCCTGGTCGAAATATTTGACGTTGGTTATATGGACATTTACTTTTATGTGAGTTTAATCATTTTGATTTTCTTCCTGCAAAAACTTTGGAACTCCAACTCCAAACCAGACTATTTAAAACTCCACAACATCCTTAAATTTCTAGTGGTTTCAGGTGTTTTTTGCATTGTTTTAATTAATCCCGAAGTGCTGGTTCACGGCAGAAGATTGTTGCGGTTTTAG
- a CDS encoding pseudouridine synthase, which translates to MNKKEGNNKGSGPRTNSSRPSSNKPKPAMAKRAQGPKKVKPNAKAEAAATNKVEKKPNQAAKRPKAADEIRLNKYISNSGACSRRDADIYIQSGNVKVNGIPVTEMGYMVKPGDVVNFDGVTLTPEKKEYILLNKPKNFTTALDEGQEYRNVLELVKGSTSAKIGAIGRMDKNTTGLLLFTNDTDMIRKFTLPNQKSTKIYQVSLDKNLKFDDLEKISKGLTIDGHKVFVQEVSYIENEPKSEIGLQLKSSNVKVVRNIFEHLGYDVLRIDRVAFAGLTKKNLPRGNWRFLTEQEIINLKNS; encoded by the coding sequence ATGAATAAGAAGGAAGGCAATAATAAAGGAAGTGGCCCACGTACAAATAGTTCGAGACCAAGTTCAAACAAGCCAAAGCCTGCCATGGCGAAACGTGCTCAAGGTCCGAAAAAAGTAAAGCCAAATGCAAAAGCAGAAGCAGCAGCAACAAATAAAGTAGAAAAAAAACCGAATCAGGCAGCAAAAAGACCAAAAGCAGCTGACGAAATTCGTTTGAATAAATACATCTCCAATTCAGGTGCATGTTCTCGTCGTGATGCTGATATCTATATCCAATCAGGCAATGTGAAAGTAAACGGAATTCCGGTAACCGAAATGGGATATATGGTAAAACCAGGAGACGTAGTAAACTTTGATGGCGTTACTTTAACGCCGGAAAAGAAAGAGTATATTTTGCTGAACAAACCAAAAAACTTCACCACAGCATTGGATGAAGGCCAGGAATACCGCAATGTTTTAGAGTTGGTGAAAGGTTCAACTTCTGCAAAAATTGGCGCTATTGGCAGAATGGATAAAAACACAACCGGTCTTTTATTGTTTACAAACGATACTGATATGATTCGGAAGTTTACGTTGCCAAATCAAAAATCAACAAAAATTTACCAGGTTTCACTGGACAAGAATTTGAAGTTTGATGACTTGGAAAAAATCAGCAAAGGACTTACGATTGACGGACACAAAGTATTCGTTCAAGAAGTGAGCTATATTGAAAACGAACCAAAAAGTGAAATCGGGTTACAATTAAAATCCTCAAATGTAAAAGTAGTTCGTAACATTTTTGAACATTTAGGTTATGATGTTTTGCGAATAGACCGAGTTGCTTTTGCCGGTTTGACTAAAAAGAATTTACCTCGCGGTAATTGGCGTTTCCTGACAGAACAGGAAATTATCAATTTGAAAAACTCCTAA